The region TAGGAAAGAGACAGTGGGGGTTAAGAGATTTAGGGAGAGACAGATGGCGTGAAGGAGAGATTGGGGGAAAGAAGGGATACGAAATTGAGagattggtgggggagggggagacagagATGAGGAGACGTAAAGAGGTTAAGAAATGGAAAGGAAGTGAGGATGAGAGATGGAGCGAGATAAAAtagatatacatcaatgagaaaacaGTTGTCGGTGATGAGTCGGTATAAGGACGCCAGTATGAGGGGACTTAGCAGTGTTGTTAATGATCAAGCATATTGACCCGTTGTCATGGTTTCTCTCCGGAATTactaggtagtgtgtggtgtttgtggtaacCTAGCCGGGGAGctaggttggccgagcggacagcacactggacttgtgatcctgtggtcctgggttcgatcccaggcgctggcgagaaacaatgggcagagtttctttcaccctatgcccctgttacctagcagtaaaatagatacctgggtgtcagtcagctgtcacaggctgcttcctgggggtggaggcctggtcgaggaccgggccgcggggacactaaagccccgaaattatctcaagataacctactggCATGGATCTTTTCCTCGTGTCTTGATTTAGCTTCCCTCCCGTCGCCTTTCCCATTATCTTTCTCATCACATATCCCGCCACATTGTCTCTGTACTTCTCTCCTGCTCGTGGTCTTCATTCCTCTCACGTTCACTGGGAATGAATACAGTCATTCCTCTCACGTTCACTGGGAATGAATGCAGTCATTCCTCTCACGTTCACTGGGAATGAATGCAGTCATTCCTCTCACGTTCACTGGGAATGAATGCAGTCATTCCTCTCACGTTCACTGGGAATGAATGCAGTCATTCCTCTCACGTTCACTGGGAATGAATGCAGTCATTCCTCTCACGTTCACTGGGAATGAATGCAGTCATTCCTCTCACGTTCACTGGGAATGAATGCAGTCATTCCTCTCACGTTCACTGGGAATGAATGCAGTCATTCCTCTCACGTTCACTGGGAATGAATGCAGTCATTCCTCTCACGTTCACTGGGAATGAATGCAGTCATTCCTCTCACGTTCACTGGGAATGAATGCAGTCATTCCTCTCACGTTCACTGGGAATGAATGCAGTCATTCCTCTCACGTTCAATGGGAATGAATGCAGTCATTCCTCTCACGTTCACTGGGAATGAATGCAGTCATTCCTCTCACGTTCAATGGGAATGAATGCAGTGTGGGGTTCGATCTGTGCCTTATGTGTTGTTGTTACAAAGCTGTAGCTTTACCTTTGCCATGCAAAGTTGCCTCCTTTACCTTTGCCATGCAAAGTTGCCTCCTTTACCTTTGCCATGCAAAGTTGCCTCCTTTACCTTTGCCATGCAAAGTTGCCTCCTTTACCTTTGCCATGCAAAGTTGCAGCCTTTACCAGCATGTCTGAAGTCTGCCTATTTCTGTGACTGTTTTCCATCTTATGTCTTGCCTCTTTACATACGCATaatttgaggttaccttgaggtagttCTGAGAGTCAGTGTCGCGGGTGCCTGGtcccctgtctgtctctctctcccccagacTACTTGGTTGGTAGTCTGGTCAACCACGCTGTTTGATGCCGCTGCTCGCATTCTGATGCATGTTAAAATGGCATTTATATCTTAACGGCTGCTCTTGCTTGAGAGTCAAATTATAACCGAGGATCTAACCATATTTTTTGTTCAGTATTCATATCTTAAGATGAGGCAGAGATTTATTAACTCTTTTTCTGCAGAGAGATTTGACAATTTATGTATACAAGGCTTAaccagcgcgcgcgcgcgcgcacacacacacacacacacacacacacacacacacacacacacacacacacacacacacacacacacacacacacacacacacacacacacacctcgtagcccccccccccgtagcgtgggggcctcgtagcctggtggatagcgcgcaggactcgtaattctgtggcgcgggttcaattcccgcacgaggcagaaacaaatgggcaaagtttctttcaccctaagtgcccctgttacctagcagtaaataggtacctgggagttagtcagctgtcacgggctgcttcctggggtgtgtgtgtggtgtggaaaaaaaaaagaaaaaaaagaaaaagtagttagtaaacagttgattgacagttgagaggcgggccgaaagagcaaagctcaacccccgtaaaaacacaactagtaaacacacacacacacacacacacatggggtgatgtggtggaggctcactccatacacagtttcaagtgtagatatgacagagcccgataggctcaggaatctgtacacctgttgattgacggttgagaggcgggaccaaagagccagagctcaacccccgcaaacacaactaggtgagtacaactaggtgagtacacacacacgcacgcacgcgcacgcacgcacacgcacgcacacgcacacacacacacgcacgcacgcgcacgcacgcacacgcacagagCAGGCGtgggggcctggtggatagcgcgcagtactcgtaattctgtggcgcgggttcgattcccacaccagtcagaaacaaatgggcaaagtttctttcaccctgaatgcccctgttacctagcagtaaataggtacctgggagttagtcagctgtcacgggctgcttcctggtgtgtgtggtgtagaaaaaaaaagtatttagtaaacagttgattgacagttgagaggcgggccgaaagagcaaatctcgacccccgcaaacacaactaggtgaatacactcgtGTTCCATGGTCAGGgttaaatatacatataattttgttTGTCCAGTATGTATGGTGAGGTGTGATAGTACCCATTCAGACTTAGTAAGATATGATAGTACATACTCAGACTTATGGCTCAGACCCATTTATTTATAAGTGTTATCTTACAAAACTGATCTAGTTGTGACTAGTTAAGTAACTTAACTAGTTATCTTACTAGTTGTGACTAGTAAACCAGAATTTGGTCCTTAAACATAGAATGAAGATGTACAtttaatttatatgtatatataattgatatgtttatttaatttatatacattaatattatGCCAGCAGCCTAAACTTCTGGAATGGAAATCTAACTCTTGCAGTTCAGTCCGCTCTCTGTAGTTTCCACTCCGTAACAATTACAACTGTTTCGCCTTAACAACAAACttgcgaacccaagcaacccacctaacccatcgaggCCGATGcctaaataaacgtcaaaattacgTTGCTTTATATGTTTTAACGATGCATTTATACCGAGCTGTTTCTTGTACACGATTAGGGCCAGGCACACTTCCTCTCAACTCATGCGTCGCATTTTGAACGTTATGGGGGCTCCAACGTACAAATTACAATGTATTATGAAGTGTAACTGACCACGAATATATCCCCGTTTTCTATGcttcggtaggttaggttaggttgggggcGTCCTACTCTTCTGGTTAGTTACTTTTTTGCACGTTGTGGCaagccaagcctggcctcaggccgggcttggggagtagaagaactcccagaactccatcaagcaggtaagtcAACAGTACGGAGTGCTCTGGTCATCCAGCGAGGTGGGTGAGGGTGAGTGGGGTCACCCAGCACGTGGGTGAGTGTCTGTGGTCACCCAGCACGTGGGTGAGGATGTGTGGAGTCACCCAGCACGTGGGTGAGTGTCTGTGGTCACCCAGCacgtgggtgagggtgtgaggagtCACCCAGCACGTGGGTGAGTGTCAGTGGTCACCCTGCACGTGGGTGAGAATGTGGGGGGTCACCCATCACGTGGGTGAGGATGTGTGGGATCACCCAGCGAcgtaggtgagggtgtggtggccgCCCGGCAGACGGAGACTGAAGGCCCCAGTAGCTGTGCGTCCGTCGTGCGACTCCGAATGGGAGAAGCTGCTGGCGACGCCCTTCACGTCGTACTTGAAGGAGTACCGCTTGCCCTCCTGCTGGGGGGGAAGGCGTACGTCGAGTTAATGTTGGTGCTCGCGTCTCCctcgagtgagggagagggagggagggaattatcaggggggaaagcgccaagccattacgactatatagcactgggaagggggtcaggataaggatttgggatgggacgggggaaaaggaatggtgcccaaccacttggacggtcggggatagaacgccgacctgcatgacgcgagactgtcgctctaccgtccagtccaagtggcaaAGGAGTGATAGGGAGCTATAGTgagtggaggggagggggagaagggaggggggggggagggggagaagggagggggggggtagtgatgGCAAGACAGTTAGTGACTGGGAGGGAACAAGGAAAAGGGAGTTACGGGGGATGGAGGGAAAGGGAGTCATTGCGAGTGTCATGAGCAGTGGTGGTGTCATGAGCAGTGGTGGTGTCATGAGCAGTGGTGGTGTCatgagcagtggtggtggcatgaGCAGTGGTGGTGTCGTGAGCAGTGGTGGTGTCGTGAGCAGTGGTGGTGTCGTGAGCAGTGGTGGTGTCATGAGCAGTGGTGGTGTCATGAGCAGTGGTGGTGTCATGAGCAGTGATGTCATGAGCATTGATGGTGGTAGCGTATGTTAGTAATGACATCAATAAAGTCGCTaaatacaccatcaccacagtcagtGCTCGTGTTACGAGCTCGTCAACCCTTTAGTACTAAAGTATCACAAGTTTGTATGTGGAAATAATTATGTATATCATCAATGAACGGTAATACATTTCTGTATTCATCATAATACATAGTCCAACAGTCAGGTTATTGGAGGTGCGGAGGTTAAGCGTATACAAAGTTTTAGTGGTTGAAGTAGGTATACAACATTAGGCATATGTAGTAAGTATACAAACTTTGGTATGCGTAGTAAGTATACAAATTTAGGGATGTGTATTGCGTAAACGTGTGTATATGATAATCAAACTTTGGCAGGTAGTGAACTTTATAAACTTTACCTGGTGTACGAGGTAAACTTTGGCAGGTGTTGTATGTAATCTgagaggtgtagcaggtatatAAACTTCAGTTTACACATCCATAAGGTCTCACCAGTTCCTGGTCTGACGGAAGGTTGCAAAAAATGTCAAGTAATTGTCATTATAACTTTTTTTAATAGTTGGTCCAGTCAATAAATCATAAATCAATAAATTACAAGTTTTTATACAGCAAAACTAACGATTAATTAGGCACATATTAGCTGGCTACATCTGATGTTAGGTACTATTAACGAGTCGGGTAAAGGAAAGTGATTACTTAACTCTGTCTTAAGTGTTTGGCGTCAGATATCATACTACCAGGCGTCTGGTAGTGACTACTTAAACCACTGTAAAGTGTGTAGCCCCAGATATCGTAGCCGTTTATAGCCACTGTTTAGTTCAGTCACAAATGTTTCGGTCAGGTCTGTTAGCTGTCCGGTCGTCATTATAGTTTCTTGGACCAGTCGTTGTTCCATACCTCGttgttgtggtgaggtgtggtgtcGGCCGCTGCGTAGCCCGATGGTGGCCGTTGGGCTGTTGGGGGCTTGTGGGCTGTTGGGGGCCGTTGGAATGGTGGTGGCCGGTGGGTTGTTGGAGCTTTATGGGCTGTTGGAGGTCGGTGGGCTGTTGGGGGCTTGTGGGCTGTTGGAGGTCGGTGGGCTGTTGGGGGCTTGTGGGCTGTTGGAGGTCGGTGGGCTGTTGGGGGCTTGTTGGCTGTTGGAGGTCGGTGGGCTGTTGGGGGCTTGTGGGCTGTTGGAGGTCGGTGGGCTGTTGGGGGCTTGTGGGCTGTTGGAGGTTGGTGGGCTGTTGGGGGCTTGTGGGCTGTTGGAGGTCGGTGGGCTGTTGGGGGCTTGTGGGCTGCTGGAGGTCGGTGGGCTGTTGGGGGCTTGTGGGCTGCTGGAGGTCGGTGGGCTGTTGGGGGCTTGTGGGCTGCTGGAGGTCGGTGGGCTGTTGGGGGCTTGTGGGCTGTTGGAGGCTTGGGAGATGTTGGAGGTCTGTGGGCTGTTGTTGGCGTGGGGGTTATTGGagcctggtgggtcactggaggcTTGAAGGTAGTGACAAtcgtgggtgtgtgagtgtggccgTGAGGGCCTATGGTCGTGGGAGGCGTGTAGGGAGTAAGGAAGTCTGTCTTGTCAGGACGAAATAAGGGCTCCAGCGTAGAGAGATAGATGGGTGGAGGACGGCTTTGGTGTGATGGAAGGGGCGgcgtaggaggaagaggaggtggaggggggatcAGTGGGAGGAATGACGGGTGTTtgatgggtgtaggtggtggccgCCCGGCGGTATAGACGGGGGGAAGAACCACTGGCATGAATTCTTCTGCGTTGGTGATGGGGGAAGTGAAGAGGAGCACTGTCGCGGCCGCCGCTACTGTCTGAGGAATGGGGTATGGGTGAGGCCTTGTATCAGGAGGCAAATTATAGGTCAACATTAATGATCTCGTTTTGCCTAATTTCCCTCCCCCTTCCATAAAATAACAATTCCAATTCCTCACCCCCTCCTGTTATATCTCTCCCTCCTATCCCCCCTCATCATCTGAGGCTGTTCCAGCTTGGTGAATCCTGCTCAACAAGCCAGTAAATTTACCTGTGAATTTCAGGTGAAAGTTGTATAAGGGGAACAGGTGGAGACACTGGCAGGTGGGCGGTAGAGTAAGACGCCCCAACACCGCACGGTGGGTTGACGCGCCTCGTGGCTCTCAGGCGTCCTCTGTGATGACTCCTCTAAACTGCTCAGTAACCCATTACACTATATGTTGCCTGACTGATCTCTAACCCCTCTATGTAGGAagtgtgtagttacaggattacctaagtgtagttacaggatgagagctacgctcgtggtgtcccgtcttcccagcactctttgtcatataatgctttgaaactactaagatgtgtgtgtgtgtgtgtctctgtgggtAAGCATTGTTAACGCTCTTCAGTCATCTGTAGTAAAGTGCTCAATAACTCGCTGAAGTATGTTGTCTAATAGAGCTGTAACCTTGTCAAtataggacagaagaaaatgtatatgtgTTGTTTAGCATTGTATGGCCACGTGTGTGGTAGAAAAAATAACTATCCCTATATTATATTATCCTTAAATCCAAATTCGCCTCCACACCTTCCTTGTATACATATTGCAACATTCATTGTTACTTGCGTATATCTTGCTCAAATGGAATATTTAATTTGTGTGTCCTCTCGATCTCTTAATTCCCACACCACTCTCTCCCTGTCTTTGTTACCGTGGCCCAAGTATCATATATGTTGTGAGCAGGTCTCTATTCTAGTTTTTCTTTACTCTGTACTCTGCCAGCCTTCACAACCCGGCTGATCTCTTAGTTTTAAATGTATATGTCTAAAAAGTCTAGACCATAGCTATTATTTACCCTAAAACTTTGCATTTTTGTGGCCAGGATAGCCATATATTTTAACTTGCCTATTTTCAATACAAAGAGAGCGAATTTTCGACTTTTCGTTCACTCAGATATGACATGTAAATCAAAGTTAACATGTATTTTTACTAAATTTATACAAAAAGGCCAGTTTTTCGATATTTCCGATTATATTGTAAATATTGCAAATCCCTTTGACGAGCGAGTCCCAAAACGGTCTCCGATAGTGTTCTTGTCGTTGGGTTCCGGCGTTCAAAGTTCAGCATATCCTGGTGAAAACACTCGCCTTGTTCATTCG is a window of Procambarus clarkii isolate CNS0578487 chromosome 41, FALCON_Pclarkii_2.0, whole genome shotgun sequence DNA encoding:
- the LOC138373187 gene encoding uncharacterized protein, which translates into the protein MLTYNLPPDTRPHPYPIPQTVAAAATVLLFTSPITNAEEFMPVVLPPVYTAGRPPPTPIKHPSFLPLIPPPPPLPPTPPLPSHQSRPPPIYLSTLEPLFRPDKTDFLTPYTPPTTIGPHGHTHTPTIVTTFKPPVTHQAPITPTPTTAHRPPTSPKPPTAHKPPTAHRPPAAHKPPTAHRPPAAHKPPTAHRPPAAHKPPTAHRPPTAHKPPTAHQPPTAHKPPTAHRPPTAHKPPTAHRPPTANKPPTAHRPPTAHKPPTAHRPPTAHKPPTAHRPPTAHKAPTTHRPPPFQRPPTAHKPPTAQRPPSGYAAADTTPHHNNEQEGKRYSFKYDVKGVASSFSHSESHDGRTATGAFSLRLPGGHHTLTYVAG